From Pyrenophora tritici-repentis strain M4 chromosome 1, whole genome shotgun sequence, the proteins below share one genomic window:
- a CDS encoding CaiC, Acyl-CoA synthetase (AMP-forming)-AMP-acid ligase II, with protein sequence MVIFKSRQPPIDLPTDLTDWDWLFDSLYSPINRNPANELAGFQNALTKERVDWADVKKYSTFISTALVKKYGLKEGETVALFSQNTVWYPVAMFAGLRAGAKISGASPAYNVEEMTFALKTADAKFLMTTPGSMEIAAASAKAAGLPQSNVFLLEGELPGYTTVQDLIRMGESYGEPGQSPAFKLPPGKTNKDVCAFLSFSSGTTGLPKAVMISHQNVIAQCLQVQQITPKTLKKVMAVLPLFHITGLIHQMHLPILLNAEVVMLPQFSMEKMLNAVVEYKLTELLLVPPIIIRLVRDPLVDKYDLSHIERFSSGAAPLSEEILQQLQKKFPHTGFKQGYGMTESSSCITAHPPEKYSYKYAHSGGAIVASTEVKIIKDDGTEGDVGEDGEVLARGPQVVMGYLNNEKATSETFDAEGFLHTGDRGSIDEDNMIHITDRIKELIKVKGIGVAPAELEDLLLGHPKVEDVAVMSVKDDYSGELPKAYVVVKPGLQESTSLGKEIIAYVKEKKVRYKWVKEVEFINEIPKSPSGKILRRILRDKEKSGKFGLVVKDEVKAKL encoded by the exons ATGGTTATTTTCAAGTCGCGACAACCACCCATTGACT TACCAACCGACCTCACGGACTGGGATTGGCTTTTCGACTCACTTTACTCACCCATCAATAGAAATCCAGCAAACGAGCTTGCGGGTTTTCAAAATGCCCTTACAAAAGAGCGTGTGGATTGGGCCGATGTAAAGAAATACTCCACATTCATTTCCACCGCCTTAGTCAAGAAGTATGGGCTCAAAGAGGGAGAAACTGTTGCGCTGTTTAGCCAAAACACAGTATGGTACCCGGTAGCCATGTTTGCGGGCCTACGTGCGGGAGCGAAAATCAGCGGTGCGAGTCCAGCGTACAATGTTGAAGAGATGACTTTTGCGCTCAAGACGGCGGATGCAAAGTTTTTAATGACTACACCTGGAAGCATGGAAATTGCGGCGGCAAGCGCAAAAGCTGCTGGGTTGCCACAGTCCAACGTGTTTTTGCTCGAGGGCGAACTACCAGGCTACACCACAGTACAAGATTTGATCCGCATGGGCGAGTCATATGGCGAGCCCGGGCAGTCACCTGCCTTCAAGCTTCCACCAGGCAAAACCAACAAGGATGTCTGCGCCTTTCTTTCCTTTTCCTCAGGCACGACTGGACTACCGAAAGCTGTCATGATAAGCCATCAGAACGTTATAGCGCAATGCCTTCAGGTACAGCAGATCACGCCAAAAACGCTGAAGAAGGTAATGGCTGTGCTACCACTGTTCCACATTACTGGCCTGATCCATCAAATGCATCTTCCAATTCTGCTCAACGCCGAAGTCGTCATGCTCCCGCAGTTCTCAATGGAGAAGATGCTAAACGCCGTTGTCGAATACAAGCTCACTGAGTTACTCTTGGTTCCTCCAATTATCATCAGACTCGTGCGCGACCCGTTAGTCGACAAGTACGATCTCAGCCACATCGAACGATTTTCCTCTGGCGCGGCTCCATTGTCTGAAGAGATTCTTCAGCAGCTCCAGAAGAAGTTTCCGCATACTGGTTTCAAACAGGGGTATGGGATGACGGAGTCGAGTTCTTGCATCACTGCGCATCCACCAGAAAAGTACTCCTACAAATACGCCCATTCTGGTGGTGCCATTGTAGCTTCCACTGAGGTCAAAATCATCAAAGACGATGGTACTGAAGGCGATGTTGGTGAAGATGGCGAAGTGCTCGCTCGCGGACCACAAGTTGTGATGGGATACCTTAATAACGAGAAGGCTACATCAGAAACCTTTGACGCAGAGGGCTTCCTTCACACTGGCGACCGCGGCTCCATCGACGAAGACAACATGATCCACATCACCGACCGCATCAAGGAGCTTATCAAAGTCAAAGGGATTGGTGTTGCGCCAGCCGAACTGGAAGACTTGCTTCTAGGGCATCCAAAGGTCGAAGATGTGGCTGTTATGAGTGTTAAAGACGATTACTCTGGAGAGCTACCCAAGGCTTACGTTGTGGTCAAGCCTGGTTTGCAGGAGAGTACGTCTTTGGGCAAGGAGATTATTGCGTATgtcaaggagaagaaggtTAGATACAAGTGGGTCAAGGAAGTGGAGTTTATCAATGAGATACCGAAGAGTCCGTCAGGTAAGATTCTGAGAAGAATCCTGCGTGACAAGGAGAAGAGTGGCAAGTTCGGACTTGTTGTCAAGGATGAGGTGAAGGCAAAGCTATAG